The stretch of DNA AAAATGCAGTTAGTTAAAGATATTGGTGAACAAGGATTACTCGCCAAACTACAGCTTTTTTGTGACGCTGAGATTGTTGGTGATGATGGGGCAATACTAGCTCTTCAACCTAAACACCAATTAGTGGTGACAACAGATGTCTTAGTTGATCAAATTCATTTTTGCGATCGCACTACCACTGCTTTTGATGTGGGTTGGCGTGCAGCAGCAGCTAATCTTTCAGATTTGGCAGCGATGGGAGCTAGTCCTTTAGGAATTACAGTTGGTTTAGCTTTACCTGGAGAAGTTACTATCGCTTGGGTAGAAGAACTTTATCAGGGTTTATTTGAATGTTTACAGCAATTTAATACTCCAATTGTCGGAGGAGATCTTTGTCGTTCTTCTGTCACTACGGTTAGTATTACTGCTTTAGGGGAAGTCACCCCAGATAAAATCATTCGTCGTAGCAATGCTCAAGTCGGTGATGCAGTCGTAATTACTGGCTATCATGGGCTTTCACGGGCTGGTT from Stanieria cyanosphaera PCC 7437 encodes:
- the thiL gene encoding thiamine-phosphate kinase, which translates into the protein MQLVKDIGEQGLLAKLQLFCDAEIVGDDGAILALQPKHQLVVTTDVLVDQIHFCDRTTTAFDVGWRAAAANLSDLAAMGASPLGITVGLALPGEVTIAWVEELYQGLFECLQQFNTPIVGGDLCRSSVTTVSITALGEVTPDKIIRRSNAQVGDAVVITGYHGLSRAGLELLLNPTLGKNLDRQEKEFLIQAHQKPQPRLDVISKLQKIDCSSIEIAGMDSSDGLADAIVQICRSSKVGAIIEANTILLQPSLFKLVDSKQVWEWILYGGEDFELVLCLPFQFAQALINQLNTGAAIIGQITAEEQVVLTDSNKSNFSQVLTLAKGFQHF